A section of the Phaseolus vulgaris cultivar G19833 chromosome 8, P. vulgaris v2.0, whole genome shotgun sequence genome encodes:
- the LOC137824990 gene encoding uncharacterized protein — protein MHEALVASQARNEELNRVNEELRKALQEREERAVGDRSAPLSPPCNFPMPFSQEIMDSVVPANTVAVKASFTGVEDPEAHLTAFHTQMMLSGGSDAAYCKVFMSTLSGTTLDWFVSLPTGHITIFQQFSKMFVEQYIVNKAPPLVSYDLFDVRQYQGESLKDFLNRFEAQIVCLPGKDEEMFVHAFKKGVLPGPFSESLIRSHPATFAEIWRRAVAHIAAESEVSEKRGNVAPAKPLAQTRVQPQRVIEAAAGKRDQRMRHPYDPKKNKGKGPGRPRETNRPPSYKFVMGLADLIAIPNIAARLKVPEKTTEKVLGPKPDACEFHKSFGQSINSCLALGYQLAELVKCGFLKDYLLEKQADQSTGSQPTGNEGQQHEVPIHGEIHTIAGGFSGGGCTASQRKKYTRVQPNQNASHGRGKDCFHDGNVMLLLQGDALRAEERRSHVPKANGQGARTYARIC, from the exons atgcacgaggcgctggtggcctcgcaagctaggaatgaggagctcaacagggtcaacgaagagctgcgtaaagctcttcaagagcgggaggagcgtgcggtcggggacagatctgcacccctATCCCCACCGTGCAActttcccatgccattttctcaagagatcatggactcggtggtcccggCCAATACGGTGGCGGTGAAGGCGTCTTTCACCGgtgtggaggaccctgaggctcatctcacggcgtttcacacccagatgatgctctcggggGGGTCGGACGCGGCctactgtaaggtgttcatgagcactcttagTGGAACaacgttggactggttcgtcagtttacctactggccacattaccatatttcaacagttttccaagatgtttgttgagcaatATATAGTGAATAAGGCACCACcattggtgtcttacgacctgttcgatgtgaggcagtaccaaggggagtccctgaaggatttcctgaacagattcgaAGCTCAGATAGTCTGCTTGCCAGGTAAAGACGAGGAAATGTTTGTacatgccttcaagaagggtgtGTTGCCCGGACCCTTTAGTGAGTCGCTTATCAggagtcaccccgccacgtttgctgaaatcTGGCGGCGTgccgtggctcacatcgccgctgaAAGTGAAGTCTCCGAGAAAAGGGGAAATGTGGCCCCAGCTAAGCCGCTCGCCCAGACGAGggtccagccgcagagggtaaTAGAGGCAGCGGCGGGGAAGAGGGACCAAAGGATGCGTCATCCTTATGACCCTAAGAAGAATAAGGGGAAGGGGCCGGGGCGGCCCAGAGAGACTAATCGCCCACCAAGCTATAAGTTCGTGATGGGGTTGGCtgatctgatcgccatccctaATATTGCTGCCAGGCTCAAGGTGCCTGAGAAGACAACAGAAAAGGTTTTGGGTCCAAAACCGGACGcgtgtgagttccacaagagctttggtCAGTCcatcaactcgtgtttggctttgggatACCAACTCGCCGAGTTGGTCAAGTGTGGATTCCTGAAAGATTACTTGCTGGAAAAGCAAGCGGACCAATCAACAGGTTCCCAACCGACGGGCAATGAAGGacaacagcacgaggtgcccattcacggtgagatccacaccatagctggtggattctcAGGTGGAGGGTGCACTGCATCGCAACGCAAGAAGTACACAAG ggtacaaccaaatcaaaatgcatcccatggacgagGAAAAGACTGCTTTCATGACGGAAATGtcatgctattgctacaaggtgatgcccttcgggctgaagaacgcaggagccacgtaccaaaggctaatggacaaggtgctcgcaccTATGCTCGCAtatgttga